GGCGCTTGCCGAACAATTCGGCCTCGACACCTCTACCATCAGCAGGCAGACAAGCGTCCTGGAGGCGAAGAACTATGTGGAACGGGTGCCTGATCCGCAGGACGGGCGCTCCAGCTATTTTCAGCTTACAATGCTTGGTGCACAGACCTTCGCTGAGGCCCGGGACATCCGGCTGGAGCGCTACGGGCAGATCTTCGAGGACTGGTCCCCGGAGGATTGCGGACTCTTCAGCGGACTGCTCGCCCGGCTCAACCGCACCCTGCAGCAAAAATAGCACGAAGAGGATTGACGGATGCTGGCGAAGCTGGTAGATTAGATTAAATTAATCATACAAGTTAACTCGGAATTACATTTTAGCCAAAGGGGCCGGTCTGCATGAACTTTATTTTCTTTTCCCCGCATTTCCCCAAGAACAGCGCTGAATTCTGTACGCACCTGCGGGAGCAGGGGGCCACGGTGCTTGGGATTGGCGATGCAGCCTATGACCAGCTGGAGGACAAGCTGAAATCGGCACTGACCGAATACTATAAGGTAAGCAATCTGGAGAGCTATGAGGAGATTCTGCGGGCTGTCGGCTATTTCACCCATAAGTACGGCAAGATTGACCGCTTCGAGTCACTGAATGAATACTGGCTGGAGCAGGATGCGGCTATCCGGACGGACTTCAACATCTACGGCACCAAGTCGGATTTCGTCCATAACC
This genomic interval from Paenibacillus sp. FSL H8-0332 contains the following:
- a CDS encoding MarR family transcriptional regulator, producing MADEQKDKHLEALNQELITLIRHGSLDKKHGGLDRSSYTLLQHLSMHDKVGVKALAEQFGLDTSTISRQTSVLEAKNYVERVPDPQDGRSSYFQLTMLGAQTFAEARDIRLERYGQIFEDWSPEDCGLFSGLLARLNRTLQQK